One Dromiciops gliroides isolate mDroGli1 chromosome 3, mDroGli1.pri, whole genome shotgun sequence DNA segment encodes these proteins:
- the LOC122745373 gene encoding cytochrome c oxidase copper chaperone, with product MSTLAAASCDSDSSGKAAEKKPLKPCCACPETKKARDACIIEKGEEHCGHLIEAHKECMRALGFKI from the exons ATGTCCACTCTGGCTGCCGCCAGCTGTGACTCCGACTCCTCGGGGAAAGCGGCGGAGAAGAAGCCGCTGAAGCCGTGCTGCGCATGCCCGGAGACGAAGAAAGCCCGGGATGCCTG CATCATTGAGAAAGGAGAAGAACACTGTGGACATCTAATTGAAGCTCACAAGGAGTGTATGAGAGCCCTGGGATTCAAAatatga